Genomic segment of Peribacillus frigoritolerans:
ACCATTAACGGAGAGCGTTTGTCCTGTAATATAATCTGCTTCCTCTGAAGTGAAAAACGCTACCGCATTTGCAAGATCACTTGGTTCTGCCAATCGCCTGAATGGTATGGCTTTTTCTAACGCTGAAACAATGCCCTCATTATACGAGCCAATTTCCTGAATCAATGGTGTATTACTTGGGCCTGGTGAAATACAATTGACATTTAATTTATGTCTCGCCATTTCTCTAGCTAATGTTTTTGTTAAAGCAATCACCCCGCCTTTTGCGGCTGAATATACTCCTTCACCACTAGAACCGACTCTTCCTGAATCTGAAGCGATATTCACAACTTTCCCATAACCATTCTCAATCATGATCGGCAATATTTCTTTACATGTATGAATTTGACCCATCAAATTAATGTCAATAATTGTTTTCCATGTGCTTGGTTCGCTTTTTAAGAAAGGTTCAATCTTATCCCATCCTGCGTTATTCACCAAAATATCAATTCGTCCAAAACAATCAATAGATGCTTTGACTGCTTCATGTACGCTTTCTAACTTCGTGACGTCGCAATAGACAGCAAGTGCTTCCGCCCCTTCGCTTTCTAAAATAGAAACCGTTTCTCGAGCATTTTCAATGTTGATGTCTGTAACGATTATTTTATTGGACTTTGACGCTAATGTTAACGCGATCTCTTTTCCAATCCCTCTACCTGCACCGGTAATAAATGCTACTCGTTGACTCATCATTTTTCCTCCCGACTTATTCAATTTTGGTTCATTTCTGTCAATATCTTGTTTAAATCTTTTCTTTTAACTTCTCGTCCATCATTTTCCGGAGATGGAATTTCTGAATTTTCCCACTCATTGTACGAGGGAAATCCTCGAAAATTTCGAGATGTTCTGGCCAATATTGTTTTGCGATCCCTTTTTCTGAAAGGAATTCCTTCATGGTTTCCATTGTCAATTGCGTTTTCCCTGGTTTCATGGTGATGCATGCACATGCTTTTTCTTGAAGACGCGGATCCGGAACGGCAACAATTTGGGCATCAGATATATCTGGATGCTCATACAGGACATTTTCGATATACATGACGGGAATATTTTCCCCACCACGGATGATGATATCTTTACTCCGTCCACAAATTCGGATATAACCATCTTCATCCATCGCTGCACGGTCACCTGTCATAAACCAGCCCTCATGATATTCCGAAAGGGTTTCCTGTAATCGTTTTAAGTAGCCAACAAACAAGGAGGGACCTCTTGCAAGCAAATCGCCTTCTTCATGTGGTTCACAAATTTCCCCTTTTCTATCAACTACTTTTAACTCCATACCTGGAAAAGGAATACCATCCGTTTCAATCAGCTTTTCTTCTGGATCTTCAATTCTTGTCAAAGTGACCAAGCCATCTTCGGTTTGTCCCCAGCCAGACAAAATTTTAATGGACGTTTTTTCGGTCGCCTCTTTTACCAAATTTCGTGGTATCGGAGCTCCTAATGCAACAAAGATACGAAGTGAATCAATCTTGTAATGATCAAGATTCTTAAGTTGAACTGTATCTTGCAGGAATGGTGTAGCACCAGCTGTAAATGTAATATTCTCCTTTTCTATCAAATTAAGAAATTCACTTGGATTCCAAATATCCTGGTAAACCCCTGTTCCACCAATATGTGTCGGCAACCTCACGCCATAACCGAATCCAGTTTGATGGGCAAATGTCGACGCCATGAACATGATATCATCAGATGTTAAGCGTAAGCGATCAATCCAATAATTCGTGGAAACACAGAGCGTATTATGTGTATGCATCACTCCCTTTGGATTTCCAGTCGTTCCAGACGTAAAGATTATTTCCGTCACGTCATTCGGATCATGGGTGATTTTGTCTAGAATAGCAGGATCTTTTCTCTCTTCCCACGGTTGATCAATCAATTCAGAAAACGGTTTCATTTCTTTTGGTACGTTATCCCCAACCACATAAACATGTTGCATACTTGGCCACTGATGTTTTAACCTTTCAATCATCGCCGGGTAATCAAACCCACGAAATTCACCTGGAACAACAATCATTTTCGACTCTGCCATGCCGACCGTGTAGCCAATTTCCCGGTCACGGTAAATCGGAATGAGAGGATTGCTAATGGCACCAATTTTTGTTACCGCATAATGCAGAATAATGAACTCGCTCCAATTAGGCAGTTGGAACGAGATGACATCTCTTTTTTCTATACCAATTTCAAGCAGGCCTAATGCCACCCGATCCACAAGTTTACCAAGCTCCCTATACGTATAGCGGCTCTTTTTATCAATTATGGCCATTTTCTCTGGATCTTTTGCTATTGCATCATTTAAATAATCGATAATCGTTCTATTTGGCCAAATAGATTGATATTTTTCGATATACTCCTGACTCAAGATCGTTTCCAATTTCACAGCATCTAGCCCCCTCTTTATCTTCGGAACTTTTTAAAGTCTACTGGTCTTTTTTCAAGAAAAGCATTTTTTCCTTCTTCTGATTCTGCTGTGTTATAAAACATCGCTAAACTACCCATCGATAACTGTGAAATCCCTTGGATGTTGGCACTATCCGCATTAAATGAGTATTTAAGCATTTTAAGTGCAGTCGGACTTTTTTCGAGAATTTTTCCAGCCCATTCTTCTGCTGCTTGCTGCAATTGTTCAGCAGGAACGATTTTATTGACTAGACCCATTTCTTTTGCTTCATGTGCCGTATATTGTTCACATAAATACCAGATCTCCCTTGCTTTCTTTTCCCCAACAACCCTTGCTAGATAGGCAGAACCAAATCCAGCATCATAGCTGCCTACTTTCGGTCCGCTTTGTCCAAACTTTGCTGATTCTGAAGCAATAGTCAAATCGCAAATCACATGCAAGACATGTCCACCGCCAATCGCAAATCCATTAACAGCAGCAATAACTGGCTTCGGTATATTGCGAATCGTTTGATGTAATGTTTCAATTTCTAAGCCCATTCCACCGCCTAAACCTCCAGAATAATCGTATCCACCTTCATCTCCTTTTTCTTTTTGATCCCCACCGACACAAAATGCCTTTTCTCCTGCTCCAGTTAAGACAACCACACCAATTCGGTTATCGTCCCATGCATCACGGAACGACCAAATTAACTCTTTAATCGTTCTTCCCCGAAATGCATTATAAACGTTCGGTCGATTGATCGTAATCTTTGCAATTCCATTGCTTTTTTTGTAGATAACATCTGTCAATTTGCCAATTCCATCTGTTTTTTCAGATAGAGTATCTGTTTGTTTCATTTTGAATCCCTCCATTATTAAAGTAGTTTAAGAATAATTTTTCCTTTAATGACCTCATCACCCTGTTCATTTATGCAGCGAACCTTTTCCATGATCCACTTTTTTACAATAAACTCCATTTTTTACTTCAGCCCTTGTAAATTTCCTTTTTAGTCTTTGGAAGATAGAATTGCAATCTATTGTTTTTATCAAATAGGCGGCCCTAGATTAATAGGAACGGAATTCTTTTCCAATGATATCTTTTGCAATGACCATTTGATTAGCTTGTGCTGTTCCATCACCAATTTCTAGGCCAATTACATCACGCAAACGTTGCTCATGCGGCATCTCTTTCGTATAAGCATAATGTCCATTTAACAATAAACATTCATGAATTGCATCCGCACTATATTTTGGTCCTAACCATTTGACAGATGCTGATTCCTTTGAGTGATTTAACCCTTGATCACGAAGCCAGAGACCCCTATATGCCTGCCACTTTATTAGTTCTAATTGGGTAAAGTGCGTAACGATTGGAAATGATACCCCTTGGTAGGTTGCTAAAGGTTTGCCAAAAGAATGTCTCATTTTCACGTGTTCGATCGTCTCGTCTAAACTTTGGCTTGCAGCACCCACACATTGCAATCCGATTAACAACCGACTTAAATCAAATCCATTCATCACTTGAGAGAAACCTTTATTTTCCATACCGATTAAGTTTTCTTCGGGTACTTTAACTTCATTTAAATAAACAGATCCCCTGCCTATTGGAATATTCCCCATATCCTCATATGCTTTACATTCAACACCGGGAAGATCTGCTGGAATGATAAATGCACTAATTCCTCTGTTCCCTAGTTCAGGATTTGTTTTTGCAAAGGTAAGAAATGCATCACCAACAGTCGCAACGCTAATTCCAGATTTTTCTCCATTCAGAACATACACGCCGTCTTTATGTACTGCTGTTGTCTTTATTCCTCCAGCATCAGTACCTGCCGATGGTTCAGTTATAGCAATACCGACAATTTTTTCACCACTTGCAATTTTTGGAAGCCATTCTTGCTTAAGCTCTTCACGTGCATGATTATTGATAATTTCTCCAATTAATCCATTCAACATAACAGAATAGGTAAGGTTGAAATCACCTCTTCCAATTTCTTCGGCAGCTATTCCAGTTGTCACGCAATCTGCACCGGTTCCCCCATACTCTTCCGGAATTCGAAGACCATTGACACCTAACTCACCAAGCTTCTTCCATAAATGCCTTGGCGTAATCCCCTCTCTGTCCCACTTTGTATAATTAGGAAGCAGCTCCTCCTTTGCAAATTCTTTTAGCATCTTTCGAAAATAATCCTGTTCTTCTGTAAATGAAAAGTTTAACAATGTAATTCCTCCCTTTACTTTTATTATTGCAAGTTTCGTGCCAACTTGTTTCCCTGGAAAAATAGCATTCCTTCCTGGTTCGAATTCGCAAAAGTGATATCGTTCGCAAATTTGCGAAGTACATTTGCGAAAAGATACCAACAAGCACAAAAAAGAAGGTAACGTGACACTTCTATCATTATTAAGTTTTCATATCCCTCCACCCTTAGTAATTTAGAACATTCAGACATTTGCAGATTGTAAAAGCAAACTATTTATGGTCATAACTACAACCACAAAAGACTGTCCCATAAGACTCAAACCGATCACAAAAAAATGAAAAGAACCGTTACGAAATCCTTTGATTTTACTGGATTTCATACCAGGTCCTTTCAGGAGAATGAATAACGCATGTGTTTTTTATACCGTTTGCATCCTCTTAAACGTATTATTTTAGATTGTACTTTGCAATTTTACGGTAAAGGCTAGCAATATGTATTTTTAGTTTTTGTGCAGCCAAAGTTCGGTCACCATTCGCTTCTTGTAATGCACGTTGAATTGCGTTGATTTCCGTGCACTTTACTTCCTCTTCTAAACTTTGAATGGGAGTCGGCGTTCTTTTTATTACATCTGAAGACACATTAGGTGAAATGTGTAAATCGTCTATCGTGAGAGTATCTCCCAAGACCAAATTCATTCCGCGTTCAATATAGGCTTTTAATTCACGTACATTACCAGGCCACTCATAACTTAATAACCTCTCTTGTAGCTTAGAATCGATGAATTTTACGTGAACACCCAATTTCTCATTAAAATATTCGATGAAAAAGAGGGCTAATGGAATAATATCCTCTTTTCTTTGCCGAAGTGAAGGAATTTTCAAATCAAAGACGTATAATCGATAAAATAAATCTTGCCTGAACTTCCCTTCCTGAACAAGTGTTCTCAAATCCCGGTTCGTTGCAGCGATAATCCGAATATCGACATTTTTACTCCCTGTTCCACCGAGTCGTTCCACTTCTCTTTCCTGTAATACACGAAGAAGTTTTCCTTGCGCTTGGTAGGGGAGTTCTGATATTTCATCCAGAAAAAGAGTACCATGCTGGGCCATCTCGATTTTCCCTGGTTTGCCTTCCTTTTTCGCACCAC
This window contains:
- a CDS encoding SDR family NAD(P)-dependent oxidoreductase, giving the protein MSQRVAFITGAGRGIGKEIALTLASKSNKIIVTDINIENARETVSILESEGAEALAVYCDVTKLESVHEAVKASIDCFGRIDILVNNAGWDKIEPFLKSEPSTWKTIIDINLMGQIHTCKEILPIMIENGYGKVVNIASDSGRVGSSGEGVYSAAKGGVIALTKTLAREMARHKLNVNCISPGPSNTPLIQEIGSYNEGIVSALEKAIPFRRLAEPSDLANAVAFFTSEEADYITGQTLSVNGGLAMC
- the menB gene encoding 1,4-dihydroxy-2-naphthoyl-CoA synthase, which encodes MKQTDTLSEKTDGIGKLTDVIYKKSNGIAKITINRPNVYNAFRGRTIKELIWSFRDAWDDNRIGVVVLTGAGEKAFCVGGDQKEKGDEGGYDYSGGLGGGMGLEIETLHQTIRNIPKPVIAAVNGFAIGGGHVLHVICDLTIASESAKFGQSGPKVGSYDAGFGSAYLARVVGEKKAREIWYLCEQYTAHEAKEMGLVNKIVPAEQLQQAAEEWAGKILEKSPTALKMLKYSFNADSANIQGISQLSMGSLAMFYNTAESEEGKNAFLEKRPVDFKKFRR
- a CDS encoding AMP-binding protein, producing the protein MKLETILSQEYIEKYQSIWPNRTIIDYLNDAIAKDPEKMAIIDKKSRYTYRELGKLVDRVALGLLEIGIEKRDVISFQLPNWSEFIILHYAVTKIGAISNPLIPIYRDREIGYTVGMAESKMIVVPGEFRGFDYPAMIERLKHQWPSMQHVYVVGDNVPKEMKPFSELIDQPWEERKDPAILDKITHDPNDVTEIIFTSGTTGNPKGVMHTHNTLCVSTNYWIDRLRLTSDDIMFMASTFAHQTGFGYGVRLPTHIGGTGVYQDIWNPSEFLNLIEKENITFTAGATPFLQDTVQLKNLDHYKIDSLRIFVALGAPIPRNLVKEATEKTSIKILSGWGQTEDGLVTLTRIEDPEEKLIETDGIPFPGMELKVVDRKGEICEPHEEGDLLARGPSLFVGYLKRLQETLSEYHEGWFMTGDRAAMDEDGYIRICGRSKDIIIRGGENIPVMYIENVLYEHPDISDAQIVAVPDPRLQEKACACITMKPGKTQLTMETMKEFLSEKGIAKQYWPEHLEIFEDFPRTMSGKIQKFHLRKMMDEKLKEKI
- a CDS encoding sigma-54 interaction domain-containing protein: MKKLNLIDQTEDWGFIEVDEGGLLIDISSDFCENFLIDKKDWLGAYAKEVIQGTHYRKHAKVLFGVVFGYSCLIRVMKMKEHKIYRVIVRQEDVNHYEMASFMNSLDILKRKKKSTGQNRYSFEEIIGKGSAIEEIKELAARIATSNSTVLLTGESGTGKELFAQAIHGLSTRKNNPFVAVNCAAIPDELFESEVFGYEPGAFSGAKKEGKPGKIEMAQHGTLFLDEISELPYQAQGKLLRVLQEREVERLGGTGSKNVDIRIIAATNRDLRTLVQEGKFRQDLFYRLYVFDLKIPSLRQRKEDIIPLALFFIEYFNEKLGVHVKFIDSKLQERLLSYEWPGNVRELKAYIERGMNLVLGDTLTIDDLHISPNVSSDVIKRTPTPIQSLEEEVKCTEINAIQRALQEANGDRTLAAQKLKIHIASLYRKIAKYNLK
- a CDS encoding acyl-CoA dehydrogenase family protein, producing the protein MLNFSFTEEQDYFRKMLKEFAKEELLPNYTKWDREGITPRHLWKKLGELGVNGLRIPEEYGGTGADCVTTGIAAEEIGRGDFNLTYSVMLNGLIGEIINNHAREELKQEWLPKIASGEKIVGIAITEPSAGTDAGGIKTTAVHKDGVYVLNGEKSGISVATVGDAFLTFAKTNPELGNRGISAFIIPADLPGVECKAYEDMGNIPIGRGSVYLNEVKVPEENLIGMENKGFSQVMNGFDLSRLLIGLQCVGAASQSLDETIEHVKMRHSFGKPLATYQGVSFPIVTHFTQLELIKWQAYRGLWLRDQGLNHSKESASVKWLGPKYSADAIHECLLLNGHYAYTKEMPHEQRLRDVIGLEIGDGTAQANQMVIAKDIIGKEFRSY